A region of the Hypanus sabinus isolate sHypSab1 unplaced genomic scaffold, sHypSab1.hap1 scaffold_2410, whole genome shotgun sequence genome:
gggacggtgaggagggatcgctgtgggacgggtggtgaggagggatcgctgtggaggggacggtgaggagggatcgctgtggggacaggtggtgaggagggatcgctgtgcgaggggcggtgaggagggatcgctgtggaggggcggtgaggagggagcactgtggtgagggagcgctgtgggggGACGGTGGGGATTCCGAGTGtacgtgtctctgtgtgtttatGTGTTTGACCGTCTCCACCCAGCACCGGAAAGCTGATCTCTTCCCTTCAGCAGAGCCTGACAGGGTCAAGCTGATCCAGTCACGGGAAGAGTTTGGGGACGGAGATGAGAGGATGTGGAATGACTACAGTGACACTGGGCTGGTGGGAAACGATTTCTATGACGAGTCTGTCACCGAGACCCTGACAGTTACTACCACTACCACCGAGGGTGCTTCCGAGGATGTCCGAGGTGAGTGGCCTCTGCCCCAGCAGTACCACCCCCAACCACTCCCCTATTGAGGGTAGAAACCTACTGAATTTCCagacctctccctctcctctccccccacccctctccccacttcctcccacccctctccccacttcctcccacccctctccccacttcctcccacccctctccccacttcctccCCCACttcctccacctctctccccacttcctcccaccactctccccacttcctcccacctctctccccacttcctcccacctctctcccttctcccacctctctccccttcctccacctctctcccccttcctcccacctctctcccccttcctcccacctctctctcccttcctcccacctctctcccccttcctcccacctctctcccccttcctccacctctctcccccttcctcccacctctctcccccttcctcccacctctctcccccttcctcctctcttcttctcccacactctcctcacttcaccccttctccccctccctccttcccccttctccccctccctccttcccccttctccttccctgctCTCTCTATTTCCCcattctcctcttcctcctctcccctctcttccctccccctctccccctcctctgctgtctccccctcccctccacctctccctctgcacctcaccctctctcccctctcacacccctTCCTTCCTCTCGCCCTCACCCCTTTCCCATCTTGGACCtgctccaccctccccctccccctccccctctcccttactCCCCCTCAatctattttttccctctcatcctctttcacactccccttctcccctccaccactcctctcccctccaccactcctctcccctccaccactcctttcccctccacactccccctccctctctcacctctccctcactgcctctctccacctctccctctctatctcccgctatctcccccccactttctcctTGTTCCTCTTTGCCTTCCTCATCtctttcttcctccctctctggaccctctccttcTCTACCCTCTCTCCATGcacccctctccctttctgtACCCTGTCCCTCTGCCCCCcaacactcctccacaccccctacCTCTCTGCTCTgtgcctctgtctctctctctgccctctcctcccaccccctcctgtcctGATGACAGTTCTCAGCCCAAaaatgactatttattcccctctatagatccTACCTGATAtgtgttcctccggcattttgtgtgtcctTACCTCTTCCATCCTCCCCTGCCCCGTTCTGTCTCCTCTTTCactttctccctcccctttcagccctctccacctctctcccctcctcggCGCCTACAGACACTGatgaagggtgtgtgtgtgtgtgtgtgtgtgtgtgagtgtgtgtgtgtgtgtgtgtgtgtgtgagaagatcttcttggctgtgtgggagaagtgaGCTGGCCTCTTGGTGAGTCGGTGGCAGGTGGACCCACTGCTGTAGAGGTTGAGCCCCTTTGCATGGAGCACCAGGCTACTCCTGTATTTCGGCACAACCTGAGCTCGATGGAGTGGGACTGGCCAGCGAACTGGTGGGATTTGGAGACCAAAATCTCTGCCCAGCTAGGACGCCGGCCACGCCTTCTCCGTGCAATCTCATACTGAGATAGGGCATTAGTAATAAATCAGCTGGTACAGGCTGATTAGTCCTGCCCTCTGCTTTTGTCTCCAGGACCAAGAAGAGGGTGGTGGACTTCTAACAAGGCAATAGGAGGCTTTGGGTCTCCATTGCGGTCCTGCCTTCTGATTGCAGAGGGTGGTCAGTCATTGGATTAAATTtacattatttcttacatctttcacatacacgtggagtaaaaatctttacataaggcgtgagagaataggaccaatcaagtgtggcaGTGGAAAAGGGTGTAttgaactggaggagatggcggaggtacttaatgaatactttgtattcactacagaaaaggatcttggcatttgtagggatgacttgcagtgggctGAAAAGCTAGAGCAAGTGGATATTgagaaggaggatgtgctggagcttttggaaatcatcaagttggacaagtctccgggaccggacgaaatgtacccaggctactgtggaaggcgagagaggagatcgctgagcctctggcgatgatttttgcatcatcatgggatggagaggttccggaggattggagagttgcagatgttgttcccttattcaagaaagggagtaggatagcccaggaaattatagactagtgagccttCAGtagttggcaagttgatggaaaagatcctgcgaggcaggatttatgaacacttggagacgtataatatgattaggaatagtcagcatggctttgtcaaaggcaggttgtgccttatgaacctgattgaattttttgagaatgtgactaaacacattgatgaaggaagagcagtagatgtagtgtatatggttttcagcaaggcacttgataaggtaccccatgcaaggcttattgagaaagtaaggaagcatgggatccaagggaacattgctttgtggatccagaactgacttgcccacagaaggcaaagagtggttgtagacgggtcacattctgcatggaggttggtgaccagtggagtgcctcagggaactgttctgggaccctactctttgtgatttttataaatgacctggatgaggaagtagagggatgggttagtaagtttgctgatgacacaaaggtcaggggagttgtggatagtgtggagggctgtcagaggttacagcaggacattgatagatgcaaaactgggctgagaagtggcagatggagttcaacccagataagtgtgaagtggttcattttggtaggtcaaatatgatggcagaatatagtattaatggtaaaactcttggcagtgtggaggatcagagggatcttgggatccgagtccataggacactcaaggttgctaagcaggttgactctgtggttaagaaggcatacagtgcattggccttcgtcaaccatgggattgagtttaggagccgagaggtaatgttgcagctgtataggaccctggtcagaccccacttgtagtactgtgttcagttctggtcacctcactacaggaaggatgtggaagccgtagaaagggtgcagaggagatttacaaggatgttgtctggattggggagcatgccttatgaaaacaggttgagtgaactcggccttttttccaaGGAGgacagatgatgagaggtgacctgatagaggtgtacaagatgatgagaggcattgattgtgtggatagtcagaggctttttcccagggctgaaatgtccagCATGAGAGGGTGCAGttctaaggtgctggggagtaggtacagaggagatgtcaggggtaagttttttatgcagagagtggtgagtgtgtggaatgggctgtcggcgatggtggtggaggcggataagaaagggtcttttaaaagactcctggattggtacatgaagtttagaaaaatagagggatttgGGTAAcactaagtaatttctaaggtaaggacatgggAGGTACTGCTTTGTGGGCCGATTTGCCTGTATtatgctttctatgtttctatgttacgtCTCAGTCTGAATGTGCAAGTTATAGTAATTTGAAATAAATAGTatttacagtaagatatacaacaagAGAGtcatatagcttagaaatacaattgtgtcagcatgaatttatCAGTctggcctagtggaagaagctggcctggagcctgttggtcctgtttCCCAGACggtagcagttggaacagtttgtggttggggtgacttgggtccccaatgatccttcaggctctTTTATGCACCAgtcgctgtaaatgtcctgaatagtgggaatttCACATCtccagatgcactgggctgtccgcaccactctctgcagagtcctgcgattgagggaggtacatttcccataccaggcagtgatgcagccagtcaggatgctctcagttgtgtccctgtagaaagtccttgggATTTGGGACTCGTGCTGAACTTCtccaaccatctgaggtgaaagaggcgctgttgtgctttcttcaccacccagcCGGTCTGTACAGACCACgggaggtcctcagtgatgtggatgcgaggaatttaaagctgttcgtCCTCTCAACCCAGATCCATTAATTCAATAGGTGTCAGCCTGTCTGCTGTAGGCCACAACCAGCTCCATtgttttttttgacattgatgGAGAGATTGttatcttgacaccactgtgtcctcttctctgtaggctgcctggCTGAGCTTTGAGATAAGGCCGGTCATCCGCAGGTGATTGGcctttaattagcagattggagtggtggttggcgacacagtcatgggtgtacacagagtaaaggagggaggttaggacacagccctggggggctccTGTGTTTGTTTGTATGCACCCAGCCGGTGGCTCTCCACCTCAGAGAGATTTGTACAGCAACCGCCCTTGGAGATGGCATGCGCTGGTGATGCGGACATTGCCCGCGGAGGGCACGTGGCTTCCCGTGGCAAGCCCCAGCCGTGCTGCCTCGGTCTTATTGAGAGCTGCTGCGGGTATAGGGTCTAGTCTCGACCAGACAGGGTCCCTGCGCCGGTCACAATCCTATCGTGGTGGGTGTCGAGAGGGCTCAGGGAAGTAGAGGGGTTCCTGCTGCACCAACACTTGATTGGCCGGAATTGCTCATCGGGCCCAGGAGAAGGTCTGGCAGAATATGAGGCCTCTCACAGGCACATCATGCCAATCTGTGACGCTCCAACGCATTTCTTGTACGGGCTGGCCCTGTACACCTTTCACTTCCCCGCCTTCATCTGCTGACCAGACTCGCCGTGGCATTCTGCTTTACCATCGAGTGGTGGAGGAGGTCCCCGGTGGGAATCCCTCTTGTGCTGAGGTCCTTCTGTGTAGAGGGGACCCTGTTGAATAGGGCAGTACCGTGCAACAGATTTTTAAGCAGGTTCACTGACACTCCATCCACAATCCACTCTGTGACCAGGAGGAGTCGGTGTACCACGTTTATATGGAGTGTGTGAGGTTGCAGCCCCAGGCTCCTTATATACGGGCACCCAGTACGGAGGGGGCAGGTCACGAGGAGCGAgctcctgggcctggccaagatggCCACTCGCATTAGGGTCGAGGTGGCAGACAGTCGAGGGCTCTGCCAGGGCCGACAGCAAACCCCTCTTCTGAGGATAAGCTCGTGCCCAGCTGTTCTGGAGAGGGGACATGCCATCACAATGGGAACAAATGGGGATTTCTGGGAGTGGTGGCCCCCCCCAACGAAAAGTCGATAGTTTTATAGACAGTAATAAcctattttaatttgaatttattcacTTGTAAATACTTATGTTTGTACTTTGTGTATTTTGTGAAAAAAATTAATCCACTCCCAGTGGGgaaagggggtgtgtgtgtgatctaTATGTCCCAGAGAGGGTCACCACTGCTGACAttgttcatagaaacatagaaaacctacagcacaatacaggcccttcggcccacaaagttgtgctgaacatgtccctaccttagaaattactaggcttagtAATTTAGAAAAATTAATTTAGaaaaatagccctctatttttctaagatccatgtacctacccaaaagtctcttaacagaccctatcgtatccacctccaccaccgtgcacgcactcaccactctgagtaaaaaaacttaccccgacatcacctctgtacctactccccagcaccttaaacctgtatcctctggtgttagccatttcagccctgggaaaaagcctctgactatccacacgatcaatgcctctcatcatcttattcacctctatcaggtcacctcttattctccatcgctccaaagagaaaaggctgagttcgctcaacctgtctttataaggcatgctccccaatccaggcaacatcctggtaaatctcctctgcaccctttctatggcttccacatccttcctgtagtgaggcaaccagaactgagcacagtactccaagtggggtctgaccagggtcctatatagctgtaacattacctcttggctcctaaattcagttccacgattaatgaaggccaatacaccatatgccttcttaaccacagagtcaacctgcgcagctgctttgagcgtcctatggactcggaccccaagacccctctgatcctccacactgccaagagtcttaccattaatactatattctgccttcatatttgacctaccaaaatgaaccagttattgcagtgtatgtgtgtgtgagggtcgAAGTTTGCTTCCATCCATTATTGAACATTCTCTTCCTACTTGACCTTGATATTTACAGCTCTGTAGACAATCTCTCTAAATTTAGAAGACCCACTTGCACCTCTCACAGCAAATGAAAACGGTTCATGAATCCAGAATCGATGGACTCAATGGCACATGATGTTATTGGTGACTCACTGAGAACATCGTCATCTCCTGATGAACACTGAGACTGCCTTGTATTCATTCCTCactcctcactttttaaaaaaatgtttgcaGATCATACATTACAGTGTGTTATCCCATTTTGGACTCTTATTTCCAGTTTGGGATAAGCTTCAACAAAGAAAACCAATTATCCAAACACCGCAGCCAATGGAACAGATAACCCAATCTCCATGTAATTGTATCCATCCTACAAACCTAATCAGTGTTGAGCACCCTTACTGTGTAtcaccagtattttgtgagtgttacaaCTGTCTGTAGTTTTTCAATGATCTGATGTACTGCGTTCTGCTATGAATCTTGGTGTtatttggtgacatatgtacattgataacacATTTAGAGggaggtttgatattgtcatttaaaaataaattggataggtatatggacaggagaaaaatggagggttatgggctgagtgccggtcagtgggactaggtgagagtaagcgttcggcacggactagaagggccgagatggcctgcttccttGCTGTTGTATGTTTATGTggttatttactttgaacttgaatttaGAATAAATAATTGTATCAGATTTAGGAATAACTGGACTTTCATATATTTcaatgtgtgtgtatgtctgtctgtgtgtgtctgccggCCCACGCGCATGTCCTGTGGTGACTCAAACCCAACTGTTCCCTCTGCCCTCCGCAGTGCCCCCCACCCTTGCTCCCACCGATGGGGTGGACGTGTACTTTGAGAGCCCGGGCGATGAGAACGAGCACGCCCACTTCCTCCGCGCCAAGATGGACCTGGAGGAGCGGCGCATGAACCGGATCAATGAAGTGAGCACCCcagggtggggtggtgggggtgggggtagggacatggaggggaggctggctcccgtgtccacaacactctgcagtcacaggcagggcagggcagggcagtcGCTGAACCATGCACCCGTATGGTAAAAACCGGTGAGAGTAACGAAAACGTTGCAGGTGTCCTTTGCCTCCTGTGGAAGCGGACGCGTTGGCGGGCTTTCTTGGTCAAGGCGACTGCGTCGTTGGATCAGCCCAGGCAATTGGTGATGCTCTGCCCTAGGAACCGgaagctcttcaccctcccaaccTCAGCCTCATACCTATTCACCAACACCCTCACTCACCACACCTTGTAAATGGCTAAGCCCGAATTAAAATATGAATGCATACTTGCATTAAAAAACTGGGACAAAAACAAAGATGTACTAATGAGGCTCTCTAAGGTGTTAATTGGactcacatttggagtattgtgaaccatTTTCGGCCC
Encoded here:
- the LOC132387951 gene encoding amyloid beta precursor like protein 1-like, producing MCLTVSTQHRKADLFPSAEPDRVKLIQSREEFGDGDERMWNDYSDTGLVGNDFYDESVTETLTVTTTTTEGASEDVRVPPTLAPTDGVDVYFESPGDENEHAHFLRAKMDLEERRMNRINEVMREWAAADRRAKNAPNNDRMALNKVRVSVCVTV